The proteins below are encoded in one region of Knoellia sp. S7-12:
- a CDS encoding YggT family protein, with protein sequence MNTVRGLLELIVWLYLMVVFGRLILDWIRVFARDWRPRGVMLVIAEAVYTLTDPPLNALRKVIPPLRLGGASIDLGFLVLVLALYLVLYIL encoded by the coding sequence TCGAACTCATCGTCTGGCTCTACCTGATGGTGGTTTTCGGCCGGCTCATCTTGGACTGGATCCGTGTTTTCGCCCGTGATTGGCGACCGCGTGGAGTGATGCTTGTCATCGCCGAAGCCGTGTACACCCTCACCGATCCGCCACTCAACGCTCTGCGCAAGGTGATCCCACCGCTGCGTCTCGGCGGCGCCTCCATTGATCTCGGCTTCCTCGTTCTGGTCCTGGCGCTCTATCTCGTTCTCTACATCCTCTAG
- a CDS encoding DivIVA domain-containing protein — translation MALSPEDVLNKTFTTTQFRRGYDEREVDDFLDDIVAEMRRMTKTDDEVRKQLNDCRQGRGLEPVTAALPVAAAVTPDRSGEISKLEGRNSELEARVRELEELEGKSQQSQNEGQADGQSKGSNELEKRVKDLERQLADSERQVAQLRDEHKSVLGERDSLAGERDSLVGERDSLRDERDSIASERDRERTQQEAASAKNEQEREAVYSKANSNADEQLSILKARVEEAEADAQRRIKKAQAAAEQSEAESQERLAKAQAPAQESGNSDTAALAGAGAVGAGSAAGVLALAQRLHDEHVSAGESRRDELLREAQARHDELLSTGETKHHDLVNTGQSQHDELIGKGQSKYDELISTGQSQHDELVTTAQAQHDELVTTAQSQHDTMLAEANSKREELITEARERSTGMVHEAQQRKAAILQELNEQRTVLERKIEQLRGFERDYRGRLKTYIQGQLKELDHTAVDAEVEEAAKQDK, via the coding sequence ATGGCGTTGTCGCCCGAGGACGTCCTCAACAAGACGTTCACGACCACCCAGTTCCGACGCGGCTACGACGAGCGCGAGGTGGATGACTTCCTCGATGACATCGTCGCCGAGATGCGTCGCATGACCAAGACGGACGACGAGGTGCGCAAGCAGCTCAACGACTGCCGTCAGGGACGCGGTCTGGAGCCCGTCACGGCAGCACTGCCCGTTGCGGCTGCTGTCACGCCCGACCGTTCCGGCGAGATCAGCAAGCTCGAGGGTCGCAACTCCGAGCTCGAGGCGCGTGTGCGCGAGCTCGAGGAGCTTGAGGGCAAGAGCCAGCAGAGCCAGAACGAGGGCCAGGCTGATGGCCAGTCCAAGGGCAGCAACGAACTCGAGAAGCGCGTCAAGGACCTCGAGCGTCAGCTGGCGGACTCCGAGCGTCAGGTCGCTCAGCTGCGTGACGAGCACAAGAGCGTTCTGGGCGAGCGCGACTCTCTCGCGGGTGAGCGTGACTCCCTCGTGGGTGAGCGCGACTCTCTGCGTGATGAGCGCGACTCGATCGCCTCCGAGCGTGACCGCGAGCGGACCCAGCAGGAGGCAGCATCTGCCAAGAACGAGCAAGAGCGTGAGGCGGTCTACAGCAAGGCCAACAGCAACGCTGACGAGCAGCTCTCCATCCTGAAAGCTCGCGTCGAAGAGGCCGAGGCCGACGCCCAGCGACGCATCAAGAAGGCACAGGCAGCGGCCGAGCAGTCCGAGGCCGAGTCGCAGGAGCGGCTCGCCAAGGCGCAGGCACCGGCCCAGGAGTCCGGAAATTCCGACACTGCGGCCCTCGCCGGAGCTGGCGCCGTGGGTGCTGGTTCAGCAGCCGGTGTCCTCGCTCTCGCGCAGCGTCTCCACGACGAGCACGTCTCCGCTGGCGAGTCCCGGCGCGACGAGCTGCTCCGCGAGGCGCAAGCACGTCATGACGAGCTCCTCTCCACCGGCGAGACCAAGCACCACGACCTGGTCAACACGGGTCAGTCGCAGCACGACGAGCTCATTGGCAAGGGTCAGTCGAAGTACGACGAGTTGATCAGCACGGGTCAGTCGCAGCACGACGAGCTCGTGACGACGGCGCAGGCGCAGCACGACGAGCTCGTGACGACGGCGCAGTCGCAGCACGACACGATGCTCGCCGAGGCCAACAGCAAGCGCGAAGAGCTCATCACCGAGGCCCGCGAGCGTTCCACGGGCATGGTCCACGAGGCGCAGCAGCGCAAGGCGGCCATCCTGCAGGAGCTCAACGAGCAGCGCACGGTGCTCGAGCGCAAGATCGAGCAGCTGCGTGGCTTCGAGCGTGACTACCGCGGTCGACTCAAGACCTACATCCAGGGTCAGCTCAAGGAGCTCGACCACACGGCCGTTGACGCCGAAGTCGAGGAAGCCGCAAAGCAGGACAAGTGA
- the lspA gene encoding signal peptidase II, translating into MQDETGTPLTPSPPSTTAPAPDHALGRSRLLALIVGVGLLTLALDQGSKVWALSALTPGEPRDLIGSMLRLNLIRNAGAAFSLGDSVTWLLTLVALGIVVWVGRAALHVGHRAWAITLGMLLGGAIGNLVDRVFRAPGFGRGHVVDFIDYFGLFIGNIADIAIVVAAVLGALLALRGIPLDGVTHGRHEADSAHAADDTNRKTSTAHNTETAHNTDTTNGDHV; encoded by the coding sequence ATGCAAGACGAAACAGGAACGCCGCTGACGCCCAGCCCACCGTCCACCACTGCACCGGCCCCGGATCATGCCCTGGGCCGGTCGCGGCTGTTGGCCCTCATTGTGGGAGTCGGCCTGCTCACCCTTGCCCTCGACCAGGGGTCGAAGGTGTGGGCCCTGTCTGCCCTGACGCCGGGGGAACCGCGCGACCTGATCGGGTCAATGCTGCGCCTCAACCTCATCCGCAACGCCGGGGCGGCCTTCTCGCTCGGTGACAGTGTGACGTGGCTCCTGACGCTCGTGGCGCTCGGCATCGTCGTGTGGGTCGGGCGGGCTGCTCTCCACGTCGGCCATCGTGCGTGGGCGATCACTCTGGGCATGCTGCTCGGTGGTGCGATCGGCAACCTCGTCGATCGGGTCTTTCGCGCACCGGGCTTCGGCCGCGGTCACGTCGTCGACTTCATCGACTACTTCGGACTCTTCATCGGCAACATCGCCGACATCGCCATCGTTGTTGCGGCGGTCCTCGGCGCGCTCCTGGCCCTGCGCGGCATACCGCTGGACGGGGTGACTCACGGCCGCCACGAAGCCGATAGCGCCCACGCGGCAGACGACACCAACCGCAAAACCTCCACTGCGCACAACACCGAGACTGCGCACAACACCGACACGACGAACGGCGACCATGTCTGA
- a CDS encoding RluA family pseudouridine synthase, giving the protein MSDSRTMLVPEGLQGERVDAAISRLFGLSRTRAADLAADGGVAVNGASVSKSHRVHGGDMLELTLPSADASPTLEVIAEPVPGMGIIHDDDDIVVVDKPVGVAAHPSVGWTGPTVLGGLAAAGYRISTSGASERQGIVSRLDVGTSGLMVVCKSERGYSLLKRAFKERTVEKTYHTLVQGLPDPLVGTIDAPIARHPGHDYKFAVMESGKNAVTHYELIEAFRHASLLDIRLETGRTHQIRVHFSALRHPCVGDLTYGADPTLAKKLGLERQWLHAVGLGFEHPGTGNWVTFESQYPADLQTALDRL; this is encoded by the coding sequence ATGTCTGACAGCCGCACCATGCTCGTCCCCGAAGGTCTGCAGGGTGAGCGCGTCGACGCGGCCATCTCGCGGCTCTTCGGTCTGTCCCGCACCCGTGCGGCAGACCTCGCCGCCGATGGTGGCGTGGCCGTCAACGGCGCGAGCGTCAGCAAGTCCCACCGCGTGCACGGCGGGGACATGCTCGAACTGACCCTGCCGAGCGCCGACGCGAGCCCGACGCTCGAGGTCATCGCCGAGCCGGTCCCGGGCATGGGGATCATCCACGACGATGACGACATCGTGGTCGTCGACAAACCCGTCGGCGTCGCCGCGCATCCCAGCGTCGGCTGGACCGGGCCGACTGTCCTCGGTGGCCTGGCCGCCGCGGGCTATCGCATCTCGACAAGTGGGGCGAGCGAGCGACAGGGCATCGTCTCCCGGCTCGACGTCGGCACGTCCGGCCTCATGGTCGTCTGCAAGAGCGAGCGAGGCTACTCACTGCTCAAGCGGGCCTTCAAGGAGCGCACGGTCGAGAAGACTTATCACACGCTCGTCCAGGGCCTGCCGGATCCATTGGTCGGCACGATTGACGCGCCGATCGCGCGCCACCCCGGCCACGACTACAAGTTCGCCGTCATGGAGTCGGGCAAGAACGCAGTCACGCACTACGAGCTCATCGAGGCCTTCCGGCATGCGAGCCTGCTCGACATTCGCCTCGAGACGGGTCGCACCCACCAGATCCGAGTCCACTTCTCGGCGCTGCGCCACCCCTGCGTCGGCGACCTGACCTATGGCGCCGACCCGACCCTGGCCAAGAAGCTGGGGCTCGAGCGCCAGTGGCTGCACGCCGTCGGGCTGGGTTTCGAGCACCCCGGGACCGGCAACTGGGTCACCTTCGAGAGCCAGTACCCCGCTGACCTGCAGACGGCTCTCGACCGGCTCTGA
- a CDS encoding TraR/DksA C4-type zinc finger protein: protein MAAKRGPAGATKAGSGKASSAKAVAKKAGAKATAALKSAASKASAPTSSVGKATAKKASTPKAPASKAPAKPAKQSAAKTATKAAPAAKKAPAKTAPAKKSATKAAPAAKKAPAKTAPATKAPSKTAPVKTAAAKKAPAAKVSAVAPAKKASATRSPAPRSTKKASLVVREDESPWTPKELKEVRAEIKADIAQLSSELEVAQAELSDLLRDSGDGAGDDQADAGAKTYDREQEIALADNAREMLRQNEHALERLDDGTYGVCESCGQPIGKLRLQAAPRATLCMRCKTKQERR, encoded by the coding sequence ATGGCTGCCAAGCGCGGTCCCGCAGGGGCCACCAAAGCTGGATCCGGCAAGGCGTCATCCGCGAAGGCGGTGGCAAAGAAGGCCGGAGCAAAGGCCACCGCGGCGTTGAAGTCGGCGGCCTCCAAGGCTTCTGCACCAACGTCCTCGGTCGGCAAGGCGACCGCGAAGAAGGCCTCCACCCCGAAGGCTCCGGCCAGCAAGGCCCCAGCCAAGCCCGCCAAGCAGTCCGCGGCCAAGACGGCGACGAAGGCCGCGCCCGCGGCCAAGAAGGCGCCGGCAAAGACGGCGCCAGCCAAGAAGTCGGCGACAAAGGCCGCACCGGCAGCCAAGAAGGCGCCGGCAAAGACGGCGCCAGCCACGAAGGCGCCCTCCAAGACTGCGCCCGTCAAGACGGCCGCCGCCAAGAAGGCGCCTGCGGCGAAGGTTTCGGCAGTGGCTCCGGCGAAGAAGGCATCGGCCACCAGGTCACCCGCTCCGAGGTCCACCAAGAAGGCCTCGCTCGTCGTGCGCGAGGACGAGTCGCCGTGGACCCCGAAGGAGCTCAAGGAGGTGCGGGCCGAGATCAAGGCCGACATCGCGCAGCTCTCCTCAGAGCTCGAGGTGGCGCAGGCTGAGTTGTCGGACCTGCTGCGCGACTCCGGTGACGGTGCCGGCGACGACCAGGCCGATGCCGGTGCCAAGACCTACGACCGTGAGCAGGAGATCGCACTGGCCGACAACGCCCGCGAGATGCTGCGCCAGAACGAGCACGCATTGGAGCGTCTCGATGACGGCACCTACGGCGTGTGCGAGTCGTGCGGACAGCCGATCGGCAAACTTCGTCTCCAGGCGGCACCTCGTGCGACCCTATGCATGCGATGCAAGACGAAACAGGAACGCCGCTGA